In Hymenobacter volaticus, the genomic window AAGTAATTGAAGGTCAAGAGTATTTGAAATTGAACGCCATCCGCAAAACGCCTGGTACTGAAGCCCCACTAGGTGGTGAGGTAGTAGCAGACGCTCGCCAGGACTACGACCAGGGTGGCCGCCCGAAGTGAGCATGGCTATGAACCCTTCGGGCGCTAAGCGGTGGCAGAAAATGACTGGCGCCAATATCGGCCGTCAGGTGGGCATCGTGCTCGACGACTATGTGTACTCTGACCCAGTGGTGCAGTCGGAAATTGCCGGCGGCAACACCAGCATCTCCGGCAACTTCTCGATTGAAGAAGCGCAAGATCTTTCCAACGTACTGAAGGCCGGTAAACTGCCCGCCCCTACCCGCATTGTAGAAGAAGCGGTAGTTGGTCCGTCGCTCGGTCAAGAAGCCATCAACCAAGGGTTGTATTCTTCGCTGGCTGGTCTGGTTATCATCATGGCGTTCATGGCGCTCTACTACGGTCGCGCTGGTATGGTAGCCGACGCCGCGTTGCTGTTCAACAGCTTTCTGATTTTGGGCGTACTGGCGCAGTTTTCCTTCGCCCTCACGCTGCCGGGTATTGCTGGTTTGATACTGGTATTTGCCTCGTCGGTGGATGCCAACGTGTTGATCTTCGAGCGTATTCGGGAAGAACTCGACCACGGTCTGACTTTGCACGATGCTATTGCCAAAGGGTACTCGCGCGCTTTCTCGGCCATCTTCGACTCCAACGTTACCACGCTCATCATTGCCTTGATTCTGTTCATCTTCGGAACGGGTCCGGTGCAGAACTTCGCCGTAACGCTGCTGATTGGTATTTTCACCTCGTTCCTATCGGCCGTGTACATCTCGCGCCTGATCATTGAGTGGCTGGTGAAAGGCAAGACGGTCAGCAAGATTACGTTCTCGACTTTCCTCTCGCGGAAGCTGTTCACCAACATGAACTTCGACATCGTGGGCAAGCGCAAGATTGCCTACGCCTTCTCTACCGTCTTCATTGTAATCGGCTTCGTGCTGATGGCTGTGCAAGGTGGCCCGAACTTGGGTGTTGACTTCCGTGGTGGCCGCGCCTACGTGGTTGATTTCGCCAAGCCTGAGGTAGCATCCGATGTTCGTGAGGCTGTGACCGAAGCCTTCCAAGGCGCGGGCACCGAAGTGAAAACGTTCGGTCAGCCTACTCGTTTGCGCATTACCACGGGCTACCTCGCCGACGATGAGAGCGTAGCGGCCGACAAAAAAGTGGAAGCTACATTGATGGCCGGCCTCAAAAAGTATGGCGCCGACAATCCACAGATCAAGAGCACCTCGAAAGTAGGCGCTACTATTGCCGACGACATCAAGCGGACTTCGGTGTTGAGCCTTGGCCTGACGCTGCTCGGCATTTTCGTCTACGTGTTGTTCCGCTTCGAGAAGTGGCAGTACTCGATGGCGGCGGTAGTGGCCCTGTTCCACGATGCGCTGCTGGTTATTGCCTGCTTCCCGATTGCGCGCCTGTTTGGTCTGAACTACGAGATGGACCAGATTTTCGTGGCGGCGGTGCTTACCATCATCGGTTTCTCGATGAACGACACTGTAGTTATCTACGACCGGATTCGGGAATACCTGCGGGAGAACCCCAAGCTCACGTTCGCTCAAGTAGTGAACCCGGCTTTGAACAGCACGTTCTCGCGCACCATGATTACGTTTACCACGCTGTTCTTAGTGGTGCTCGTGTTGTACATCTTTGGTGGTGAAACGCTTCGCTCGTTCTCGTTTGCAATGCTGGTAGGTATCATCTTCGGTACGTACTCGTCGTTGTTCATCGCGACGCCGATTATCCTCGATACCTACGGCCGTAAAGAAGCCCGCGAGCGTGGTACCGACCTCTCTACCAAAATTGCCGATGACGTTGACGCGCCTAAGTTGTCGAAGGCTACGGTATAAGTACAGAGTTAACTTTTGCAGAAGAGCCCGGCCAATTGGCCGGGCTTTTTTTGTTACAAACCCCTCGAACGCTGTAAGAGTGGTCTTTCTATAGCCTAGAGCCTATTAGGTTTTATGAAGCCGCGTAGGGGTGCAAGTTGATTTTTACTATATTTTCTATTTCTCAAGCAACCATTTCTTGGTGCCGTGCGAGTGGCCTTATGAATCTTCTCCCCGCTATTGTGCCTAGCCTTGAACTAGATTCTGCGCTGCTTACTGAAATCCTGACCGGCTGCCAAAGGCTGGAACAGGCTAGTCAGCGGCGGCTGTACATGCTCTACTATAGCTACGGGCTAAGTGTCTGCTTGCGCTACCTCCACGACCGGGATGCAGCCTTGGAAGCCGTGAACGATGGCTTCATGAAAGTTTTTCAGGATCTGCCGCGCTTCGACACTTCCCGTCATACCGACGTGTCGGGTTCTTTGCGCGGTTGGATTCGCAAAATCATGGTGCACACGGCCATAGACCGGTTCCGGGCCAATTCGCGGCACGCTTTCCAAACGGATTTGGATACGGTAGCTGGTTCTCATGCCGATGGCGGCCATTCTCCGCTCGATAATCTGTCTTTCGAAGAATTGCTGCAGTTGATTGGACAGCTCACACCGGCTTATCGGGCGGTGTTCAACATGTACGTCATTGATGGGTATACCCACGAAGAAATTGCCACGCAACTCGGCATTTCGGTGGGTGCCTCCAAATCAAACCTTTTCAAAGCGCGGGAGCATCTAAAAACTCTTCTTAAAAAAAATAAACACCATGCGTACGCCAAATATGTCGGATGAAGAGCTGGACGAGCTAGTCCGGCGCAGCGCCGAGGCGTACCCCGAGGAAATTCCTCTGGGCGGCTGGTTACGCATGGAAGACAAGCTAAACAAGGCCGCAACCGACCAATTGGTGCGCCGGAAAGTAGTGCGTCTGTTTATGCTTGAGGTAGCCATAGTGGCGTTGCTGCTGCTGCTGTGGCAAGGCTACCGGATAGCAACCACGGGCACTGAAGTAGCGCAGCAGCCAGCTCGCACGACTCTGCCTGTCACTAAAAAGGCTGCAACAGTTGCTACTTCCGCGGCTTCCGAGCAAACTGCTACTACGCTGAAACCTTCGGTTAGCCCCCACACCTGGTGCCGACCACTCCGAAGGCACTTGCCAGCCCAGAAGTAGACGAGTCAGCCTTAGCATCCATTGATGCATCAGCCCCTCATTCTTCCCATCGTGTAGCAACAGCGCGCCCTCGGGCAGAAGCCCCTGACAACCTATTTATAGGTGTCATAACGCCTCGGAAACGCCAGTTGATAGCTGCCGCCGATGAAGCACAACGGAACCTAACGGTCCAGAATTCTTCCGTTGAAGCCGAAGCATCAAATAACCACCCGGCCACAAACAATGAGCTTGCAGAGGCTGACCCGCTGCTTTCCAAGGAAGTGGCAACTACTTCTACCACCACACCAGCAATTTCTCAACGACCAGAATTAGCGCAGCTACCCACGATGCCGGCTTCGGTTGCCCCTACCCTGCCGGCCCAGGATACACTGGCGCAGAAACCAGTTGTTCCAACACCTGCGCCTGATTCAACGCAAACGAAGAAGACGGAACGGCCGCGGCTCGCGCATCGATTGGTGATAGGAGTGCTGGTGGCGCCCTCGTTTAGCGCGGTACGGCGCCTAGAAACTGCTCGTTTCGGCAACGATCTAGGATTGACACTTGAGTATCGGCTAACGTCACGGCTACGGGTCCGAACCTCGATAATCAGGAGCGTAAAGCAATATGGAGCAGCTAGTTCCGACTACACCATACCCGCCTCCTGGCCTTGGCGGCAGGGCGACTACGAGGTAAACGCCAACTGCCGCATGACCGAAATACCCCTGAATCTGCGCTTTGATGTTGTGAGCCGGCCGAAATACACTGTGTTTGCCAGCGTGGGGCTTTCCTCGTTGCTAATGCGCTATGAGTGCTACGACTACGATTACCAAGTAAATGGCCAGCCTCGAACGGCTGTTGCGGAGGTGTACAAGGGTAAAAACCATGCGTTTGGCTTACTCAACTTGTCGGGTGGCGTGGAGCGCCCGCTCGGGAGCCGCTGGTCGTTACAAGCCGAGCCGTTTCTGCAGTTGCCGCTGGGCGGGGTGGGAGCTGGAAAAGTGCGCTTGACTAGCGGAGGAGCCGCTTTTTCTGTGAAATACGGACTACTGCGTTGAACCTATTTCTTTTTTCAGCATAGCCTACGGGCGCTGTTTCCTTTGCTTTCTCTGGTCCTGTTCGCGACGGGGCCACTCTTTCAGGCTGGACTTATAGTACGTCTTTGCCGGGCCCGGTATGTGCGCTGCGTAGCCATCGAGCTAGCCTGACTTTCCTTTTCTGTTCCACCTTTTTTCTAAGAAATCATGCTTAGACAGCCTCTCTATGCCCTGCGCAGCCGCTTTGTTCTAGCGTGGTATGCCGTAGTGCTACTCATCACCGGGCTCACGTTTGTTGTCAGCAGTTGTAGCGACGACGATGATAAAACCCCTACTCCCACTGTCAGGCTCGTCGACAACACGACGCTTGGTCCTTACATGGTTGATGCGCAAGGCAACACCATCTATTATTTCACCCGTGACTTATCGGGCGCCAACACGTGTACGGGCGGCTGCGCCGCCGTTTGGCCGATCTACTACGAGCCCAACATAGTACCGGGGGAAGGCCTGAAAGCCGAAGATTTTGCTACCATCACCACTGCTGATGGCCAGCCACAAACCACCTACAAAGGCTGGCCCATGTATTACTACTCCCCCGCCGATGCCACAGGACAGAATGTGCGCGAAAAAGCCGGTGAGGTAAAGGGCGAAAACGTGGGCGGCGTATGGTTTGTGATGAAGCCCGACTATTCGGTGCTACTAGCTCGCACTACTGTTGTCAACAAAACCACCAACCAAAGCACCCTCAAGAACTTCCTGATTGACAGCCAGGGGCGCACCCTCTACACTTTCAGCCGCGACCAAACATCTCCTACTACCCAGCCGACCAACTGCAGCGGCAACTGCATTACCACTTGGCCAGTGTACTTAGAAGAGGGTCGCACGCTGCCTTCCAGCCTCAAAAGCAGTGATTTCGGCGTCATTACGCGGCCCGATGGTCCTAATGGCACCACGCGCCAACAGACCACTTACAAGGGTATGCCGCTCTACTACTATGCCCCCGACGGCGCGCAACGCAACAAGGTGGAAGGCGACGGAATCGGCAACGTCTGGGCAGTAGCAGCACCGTAGCGCAGGGCCTAGCTAGATCTGCTTGGCTACTTATTGATTCATCACCACATCCACTCGTTCTATGTACAATAAACTTATGCTTCTGCTAGGGGCAGGATTTCTATTCACTGCCTGCGCTTCCGAAAATGGCGAAGATCAAACGCCTGATGAGGTGCCAACGCCCACTTGTAACACTGCCGATGTTACGTACGCACTGACCGTGGCGCCGCTGCTCCAGAAAAACTGCACTTCCTGCCACAACAACAACTTTGCTAGCGGCGGGGTGAATCTGAGCACGTATGCCGCCACTCGGACGGTAGCCCTCAACGGGCGGCTCATTGGCTCGGTCAACCACGATGCCGGCTACTCGCCCATGCCCAAAGGCGGCGCCAAGCTCGCCGATTGCGACATCACGCAGTTGCGCAAATGGGTAACCGACGGGGCAGCTAATAACTGATACCTGGCTTTTATTTCTCCCAACATGAAGCATCAAGTAATACTTATCGTGCTTTTGCTTAGTGGGCTAACGGCCATGCCTGCATTAGCGCAAAGCAAGTTTCTGACGCGCACAGGCACTATCAGTTTCTTTTCGGCCACGCCCATCGAGGACATTGAGGCACGAAACGAGCAAGTGGGCGCCGCCGTGGATGTGCAGTCGGGACAAATTGCCTTTACGGTACCCATGAAGGGGTTTCAATTCCCTAGGTCACTAATGCAAGAGCACTTCAACGAAAACTACGTGGAATCGGAGAAGTACCCGAAAGCTACTTTTTCGGGGGCTCTTGTCAACTGGACTGCAGCCGCGCTGCCCGCAACAGGCCCACAAACTGTGCAGGTGGAAGGCGACCTGACCATTCATGGCGTAACCAAGCGCGTGCGCGTACCGGGCACGCTGGAAAAACAAGGCAACCGCCTACTAGTCAAGTCGAAGTTTGCCGTGGCTCCGGCCGATTACAACATTGAAATTCCGGCGCTGGTGCGCAACCAGATTGCCAAATCGGTGGACGTAACCGTGAATCTAGCCTGTAACCCAGCTCCCTAACCATTTCTTCTATGATTTCAATCTCAACGCTTTGGCGAGTGGCTGGCGGGCTAGCTGCCGTACTTCTGCTAACTCCTTTCAACACGAAAGCACAGGATCTGCTGAACCAGTTGGAAAGTGAAACCACGGATAGTTTGCGCCGTGAGTACGTATCGGCCACCTTCAAAGGCACACGGGTTATCAATGGCCACTCCATCGAAACGCCAGGTAAAGGCAGCTTGGTGTTCCTGATTTCGCACCGCTTCGGCACGTTGAACAGCGGGGCCTACGAGTTTTTTGGGCTCGACCAAGCTACCATCCGGCTCGGGCTCGAATACGGCCTCACCGACAACCTAGCCGTAGGCGTGGGGCGCAGCTCGCTGGAAAAGACCTACGACGGATTTGTGAAGTACAAAGCAATACGCCAAAGCAGCGGCCCGCGCCCCATGCCGATATCGGTGACGCTCTTAGCTACTTCAGCAGTTAGCACACTGAAGTTTGAGCCCCAGCCCGAACGCTCCACCACGTCGCGCTTCACTTACACGTACCAAGCCCTGCTGGCGCGCAAGTTCAGTCCCAATCTGTCGGTACAGCTGATGCCTACGCTGGTTCACCGCAACTATGTGGCCCTGCGCCGCGACCAGAACGACGTGTACGCTATAGGAGCAGCGGCACGGCAGAAACTAACGAAGCGCTTAGCCCTCACCGCCGAATATTATTACCTGCTACCCGGCAACACTGCCGACGACTATCGCAATTCGTTGGCTCTCGGCTTTGATATTGAAACGGGTGGCCACGTGTTTCAGCTGCATTTCACTAACTCACAAGGCATGATAGAGAAATTCTTCGTTCCGCAAACCACGGGCAACTTCTTTGATGGAGATATTTATTTTGGATTTAATATTTCCCGCGCCTTTCAGTTGAAAGACTCGAAATAAGTATTCCTAGTTATCGACATCACACAAGCCACCGTTCTATTCACTCACAGTCATGGAAAAGCCGCGCCTGTTAGGTGCGGCCTTTTTGTTTTCGTGAATAAATCAGTTAAATACTGATTAATAAAATCACTTACGCTCGCCTATTTTCTTAGCCGGCACTCCTGCCCATATTTCGTTAGCTCCTACCGATTTAGTGACTATTGCGCCAGCAGCAACTATAGCGCCCTGCCCAATCGTTACGCCTTTCAGCACCACCACGTTTACACCCAGCCACACATCAGGCTCTATGATAATAGCTTCTTTAGGGCCGACCTGCGTCCTCATCAATTCGTTGAGCGCCGTGCCGTGGTTATGGTCAATAAATCGGCACCCCGAAGCAATTAAAGCATCATTACCAATAGTAATTCCCTCACTGATATTGAACTCGCATCCTGAGCCAATAAAAACATTATCGCCAATTTTTATGGCAGATCCAGGCTGCCAAATACCATCATATTTGAAATAAATGTCGTGTTCTAGTTTGCAATTAACACCTAGTGTTACTTGGTGAGGCCACGTAATATGCAGGCGAGGCAGCTCCGTACCTTTTCCTACTTTCATACCTTGGAAACCCAACCATAGTTTTCTGAAAAAATGCTGAAACCGCGCGTAATATCTTTGTCTGAGAACGAAAGAACCGTGCTGGATTAAATAACTCATTTTAAACTTGGTTGGGCTTGGCAAGCTGCGTTGGGCTCGAAATATAGCGCAAAAAAATGCCTCCACTTAAAGTAGAGGCATTGTTCAGAAACCTAGCAAGGTTACGTTTCTAGGCTTCTATGAACAAAAGCCTTAGAAGCTTAAGGCAAAAATGGAAGGTCCAGTTTAGACAGTAACGCCTTCTGCTACCACTTCTTTCACCTCGGGCACCATACGCTTGAGCAGGTTTTCGATGCCTGATTTCAGCGTAACGGTAGCCGATGGGCAGCCCGAGCAAGAGCCTTGCAAATTCACCGTCACGACACCATCGAGGTAGCTTTTGAAGGTGATGTTGCCACCATCTTGCTCCACGGCTGGGCGCACATAGTTATCGAGCAGGTCGATGATTTTTTGGCTGGTTTGCTGATCAGCTTCCGACGAGTCGCCGGTGGCGGCAGCTTGCTGAGCGGCTTTTTGCTCGGCAGCTGGGTCAACGATGAACACGGGCCAGCCGCCTCGATGTACGACTTCAGGAAAGTGCGCAACTCGGGGATAAGCTGGGCCCACTGCAAGTCCGTGA contains:
- the secF gene encoding protein translocase subunit SecF encodes the protein MAMNPSGAKRWQKMTGANIGRQVGIVLDDYVYSDPVVQSEIAGGNTSISGNFSIEEAQDLSNVLKAGKLPAPTRIVEEAVVGPSLGQEAINQGLYSSLAGLVIIMAFMALYYGRAGMVADAALLFNSFLILGVLAQFSFALTLPGIAGLILVFASSVDANVLIFERIREELDHGLTLHDAIAKGYSRAFSAIFDSNVTTLIIALILFIFGTGPVQNFAVTLLIGIFTSFLSAVYISRLIIEWLVKGKTVSKITFSTFLSRKLFTNMNFDIVGKRKIAYAFSTVFIVIGFVLMAVQGGPNLGVDFRGGRAYVVDFAKPEVASDVREAVTEAFQGAGTEVKTFGQPTRLRITTGYLADDESVAADKKVEATLMAGLKKYGADNPQIKSTSKVGATIADDIKRTSVLSLGLTLLGIFVYVLFRFEKWQYSMAAVVALFHDALLVIACFPIARLFGLNYEMDQIFVAAVLTIIGFSMNDTVVIYDRIREYLRENPKLTFAQVVNPALNSTFSRTMITFTTLFLVVLVLYIFGGETLRSFSFAMLVGIIFGTYSSLFIATPIILDTYGRKEARERGTDLSTKIADDVDAPKLSKATV
- a CDS encoding RNA polymerase sigma factor, which produces MPSLELDSALLTEILTGCQRLEQASQRRLYMLYYSYGLSVCLRYLHDRDAALEAVNDGFMKVFQDLPRFDTSRHTDVSGSLRGWIRKIMVHTAIDRFRANSRHAFQTDLDTVAGSHADGGHSPLDNLSFEELLQLIGQLTPAYRAVFNMYVIDGYTHEEIATQLGISVGASKSNLFKAREHLKTLLKKNKHHAYAKYVG
- a CDS encoding acyltransferase, whose product is MSYLIQHGSFVLRQRYYARFQHFFRKLWLGFQGMKVGKGTELPRLHITWPHQVTLGVNCKLEHDIYFKYDGIWQPGSAIKIGDNVFIGSGCEFNISEGITIGNDALIASGCRFIDHNHGTALNELMRTQVGPKEAIIIEPDVWLGVNVVVLKGVTIGQGAIVAAGAIVTKSVGANEIWAGVPAKKIGERK
- a CDS encoding DUF5777 family beta-barrel protein → MISISTLWRVAGGLAAVLLLTPFNTKAQDLLNQLESETTDSLRREYVSATFKGTRVINGHSIETPGKGSLVFLISHRFGTLNSGAYEFFGLDQATIRLGLEYGLTDNLAVGVGRSSLEKTYDGFVKYKAIRQSSGPRPMPISVTLLATSAVSTLKFEPQPERSTTSRFTYTYQALLARKFSPNLSVQLMPTLVHRNYVALRRDQNDVYAIGAAARQKLTKRLALTAEYYYLLPGNTADDYRNSLALGFDIETGGHVFQLHFTNSQGMIEKFFVPQTTGNFFDGDIYFGFNISRAFQLKDSK
- a CDS encoding YceI family protein, with product MKHQVILIVLLLSGLTAMPALAQSKFLTRTGTISFFSATPIEDIEARNEQVGAAVDVQSGQIAFTVPMKGFQFPRSLMQEHFNENYVESEKYPKATFSGALVNWTAAALPATGPQTVQVEGDLTIHGVTKRVRVPGTLEKQGNRLLVKSKFAVAPADYNIEIPALVRNQIAKSVDVTVNLACNPAP